A window of Panicum virgatum strain AP13 chromosome 8K, P.virgatum_v5, whole genome shotgun sequence contains these coding sequences:
- the LOC120645299 gene encoding vacuolar protein sorting-associated protein 2 homolog 1-like, translating to MSFIFGKKKTPAELLRENKRMLEKSIRDIERERQGLQNQERKLINEIKKVAKQGQMGAVKIMAKDLIRTRHQITKFYALKSQLQGVSLRIQTLKSTQAMGEAMKGVTKAMGQMNRQMNLPALQKIMREFEMQNEKMEMVSEVMNDAIDDALEGDEEEEETEELVNQVLDEIGIDVNSELVKAPATAVAQPVAAGKVPAQAEAAGGVDGGIDDDLQARLDNLRKM from the exons atgagcttcatcttcggcAAGAAGAAGACCCCAGCCG AGCTGCTGCGGGAGAATAAGCGGATGCTGGAGAAGTCCATCAGGGATATTGAGAGGGAGAGGCAGGGCCTGCAGAACCAGGAGAGGAAGCTCATCAACGAGATCAAGAAGGTGGCCAAGCAGGGACAGATG GGAGCTGTAAAAATCATGGCGAAGGACCTTATCCGCACAAGGCACCAGATAACAAAATTTTATGCCCTGAAATCCCAGCTACAAGGTGTATCTCTTCGCATTCAG ACACTGAAATCAACACAAGCAATGGGTGAAGCTATGAAGGGTGTCACAAAAGCTATGGGACAAATGAACAGGCAGATGAATCTGCCTGCTCTGCAGAAGATAATGCGGGAGTTCGAGATGCAAAATGAGAAGATGGAGATGGTTAGTGAAGTGATGAACGATGCCATCGATGATGCATTGGagggcgacgaggaggaggaagagacagAAGAGCTAGTCAACCAAGTCCTCGATGAAATTGGCATTGATGTCAACTCCGAG CTTGTCAAGGCTCCTGCCACTGCAGTTGCTCAACCTGTCGCAGCAGGAAAAGTTCCGGCTCAAGCTGAAGCCGCAGGTGGGGTGGATGGTGGAATAGATGATGACTTGCAGGCACGGCTTGATAACCTGAGGAAGATGTGA
- the LOC120646000 gene encoding zinc finger BED domain-containing protein RICESLEEPER 2-like, protein MRHLAANLVQSAQNSAATRIELITRQFSGIAGAFAYADTQLAAATVGLLGLLLLFQKKIIAFKDVKYPHTGVAIEEAITTVLTDYGIKEKMFTITLDNAANNKTACDLLQESGKQDMLFGGEHLLVRCCVHILNILVQDGMNVASVVIELIRDLIRNINSSPARIQNFNEIAQREGLAAKAGLVLDVPNRWNSTYAMIMEAAKYKTVLKRYATANQQPFPTESEFSKVESIGEFLGVYEETTRAFSADRYPTSHMFLDNVLCIHQTLRSPEWHKDQFFTDLANAMDKKFDKYWNGNYNMLLPICSILDPRKKLDLLDFFYEKVCSNFIDIEISTNMVKE, encoded by the exons ATGCGGCACCTA GCTGCTAATCTAGTGCAGTCTGCTCAAAACTCTGCTGCGACTCGGATTGAACTCATCACCCGACAATTTTCTG GGATTGCCGGTGCATTTGCATATGCAGACACTCAATTGGCTGCTGCAACTGTAGGACTGCTGGGGCTTCTTCTTTTGTTCCAA aaaaagataaTTGCATTTAAGGATGTGAAGTATCCACATACAGGTGTTGCTATTGAGGAAGCCATTACAACTGTTCTGACAGACTATGGAATCAAAGAGAAGATGTTCACAATAACACTGGACAATGCAGCAAACAACAAGACAGCTTGCGATCTTCTGCAAGAAAGCGGAAAGCAAGACATGTTATTTGGTGGTGAGCATCTTCTTGTTAGATGTTGTGTTCATATACTCAACATTCTTGTGCAAGACGGTATGAATGTTGCTAGTGTTGTGATAGAATTGATAAGAGACCTGATTAGGAACATTAACTCATCACCTGCGCGTATCCAGAATTTCAATGAGATAGCTCAAAGAGAAGGTCTTGCTGCAAAGGCTGGTTTAGTCCTTGATGTTCCAAATCGTTGGAACTCAACATATGCCATGATTATGGAGGCAGCAAAGTACAAGACCGTCTTGAAGCGATATGCCACAGCAAACCAGCAACCATTTCCAACCGAATCTGAGTTTAGTAAAGTTGAGTCCATTGGTGAATTCCTTGGAGTTTATGAAGAAACTACCAGGGCGTTCTCAGCTGATAGATATCCAACATCCCACATGTTCCTGGATAATGTGCTTTGCATCCATCAAACTCTGAGAAGTCCAGAATGGCACAAGGATCAGTTTTTCACTGATTTGGCAAATGCAATGGATAAGAAATTTGATAAGTATTGGAATGGAAATTACAATATGCTCCTTCCTATTTGCAGCATACTtgatccaagaaagaaacttgaCCTCCTTGACTTCTTCTATGAGAAGGTGTGCAGCAACTTTATTGACATTGAAATTAGCACAAATATGGTTAAAGAGTAG
- the LOC120645303 gene encoding uncharacterized protein LOC120645303: MRPLSRIGVGLAVVSALLLLALTAELYYIFVHKRRLQRRAAAISDAASSPSSSSRELLQLFCFKKPPALASTYAVQEPAAVAVAVGGGDGEEDDDETVEAQLMRLGSVVGPTRLLFTIKEETREDLESEDGRSRSRSRSLGELLHCSSETPPFLTPGASPAMDNSYNPLFESPAASPGPAPTVSPPPKFQFLKDAEEKLYRRALAEEAMRARRSPPPPPPQTTSPVAGEEEGGYITIVVGKNNRVIPLPSPPTAGAGSGHQRASCPHKSEVLMD; the protein is encoded by the coding sequence ATGCGACCTTTGAGTAGAATAGGCGTCGGGCTCGCGGTGGTGTCCGCGCTGCTCCTTCTAGCGCTCACCGCCGAGCTCTACTACATCTTCGTGCACAAGCGCCGGCTgcagcggcgcgccgccgccatctctgaCGCGGCCTCTTCCCCGTCCTCGTCCTCCCGCGAGCTGCTCCAGCTCTTCTGCTTCAAGAAGCCCCCGGCCCTCGCGTCCACCTACGCGGTCCAGGAgccggccgccgtggccgtggccgtcggcggcggcgatggcgaggaggacgacgacgagacgGTGGAGGCGCAGCTGATGCGGCTGGGCAGCGTCGTCGGCCCCACGCGGCTGCTGTTCACCATCAAGGAGGAGACCCGGGAGGACCTCGAGTCCGAGGACGGCCGCAGCAGGAGCCGTAGCCGGAGCCTCGGCGAGCTGCTGCATTGCTCCTCTGAGACGCCGCCGTTCCTCACGCCGGGGGCCTCGCCAGCGATGGACAACTCCTACAATCCGCTCTTCGAGTCCCCGGCGGCGAGCCCGGGCCCGGCCCCCACAGTGTCACCACCGCCCAAGTTCCAGTTCCTCAAGGACGCCGAGGAGAAGCTGTACCGCCGGGCGCTGGCAGAGGAGGCGATGAGGGCgcggaggtcgccgccgccgccgccgccgcagacgacgtcgccggtggccggcgaggaagaaggcggGTACATTACCATCGTTGTGGGGAAGAACAACCGGGTCATCCCCCTGCCTTCGCCGCCCACAGCCGGAGCCGGCAGTGGCCATCAGCGAGCGAGTTGTCCACATAAATCAGAGGTTTTGATGGATTAA